A stretch of Cicer arietinum cultivar CDC Frontier isolate Library 1 chromosome 5, Cicar.CDCFrontier_v2.0, whole genome shotgun sequence DNA encodes these proteins:
- the LOC140920382 gene encoding uncharacterized protein — protein MSRNMYIAEGVSLYRPPYFDDTGMWRVITDGDFIPRVNQNDSTSTEKKEANWTTDEKSKVLLNSKAHLFLSCALSREESERVDECKTAKEVWDTLQTHHEGTSHVKETRIDIGIRKFELFEMNEGETIDEMYSRFTTIVNELRSLGKAYTVQERVRKIMRCLPIIWRPMVTAISQAKNLESLPLEELIGTLRAHEVLLQEDKPIKKGKVIALKTSQESPDEDSEEIEQEDIDEEIVRLTKKIQRMRFHFKKNSMMANWDDYDETETEEPEEASVCLMADTKDNEVLEMLFLVGTFES, from the exons atgtcaagaaaTATGTACATTGCTGAAGGAGTGTCATTATACcgaccaccttactttgatg atacaggaatgtggcgcgtcattacagatggagatttcataccaagagtcaaccaaaatgattcaacctctactgaaaagaaagaagcaaatTGGACAACAGatgaaaaatctaaggtacttctaaactcaaaagctcatttatttttatcttgtgctttaagtagggaagaaagcgaaagagttgatgaatgcaaaactgctaaagaagtatgggacacattacaaactcatcacgaaggaacaagccatgtgaaagaaacaaggattgatataggcataagaaagtttgaactctttgaaatgaatgaaggagaaaccattgatgagatgtactcaagattcacaaccattGTAAATGAATTGCGTTCTCTTGGGAAAGCTTACACagttcaagaaagagtaagaaaaatcatgaggtgtcttccaatcatatggagaccaatggtaacagctataagccaagccaagaatcttgaatcacttcccctagaagaattaattggaacattacgagcacatgaagtgctgctacaagaagacaaaccaatcaaaaagGGCAAAGTAATAGCTTTGAAAACATCTCAAGAAAGTCCAGATGAGGACTCAGAAGAAATCGAACAAGAAGATATTGATGAAGAAATAGTTCGTCTTACAAAAAAGATACAGAGAATG AGGTTCCATTTCAAGAAAAACTCCATGATGGCGAACtgggatgattatgatgaaacagaAACAGAGGAACCTGAAGAAGCTAGCGTATGTTTAATGGCAGATACTAAAGATAATGAG